In Candidatus Kerfeldbacteria bacterium, a single genomic region encodes these proteins:
- a CDS encoding DUF167 domain-containing protein, which translates to MIESRIYVRAKAHAHSVTIAQQDETHFTISVTEPAEAGKANEAIRRVLADYMRVPPTSLSLHSGQRSSHKVFILHN; encoded by the coding sequence ATGATTGAATCTAGGATTTACGTTCGAGCAAAAGCACATGCGCATTCGGTAACGATTGCTCAGCAGGATGAAACTCATTTTACTATTTCAGTGACCGAGCCGGCTGAGGCAGGTAAAGCAAATGAGGCCATACGTCGAGTTTTGGCAGACTATATGCGCGTGCCTCCCACCAGCCTTTCGCTACACTCTGGCCAACGTTCCTCCCACAAAGTATTTATATTACATAATTAA
- a CDS encoding GreA/GreB family elongation factor: MQVPKRKPGIYTNQESDPHLTPAKLDELKRELHRLKTVSRPQAILETKRLAEMGDFSENAEYQIAKGRLRGINNRIDELVDQIDRAVVIVPESTADVIAIGHTVIIEQDGEQKTFQILGSTESNPHLGIISYQSPLGAALIGKKIGDVFEVLLGKRNVSCRVIKIT, encoded by the coding sequence ATGCAAGTACCAAAACGCAAACCAGGCATATATACCAATCAAGAATCCGACCCGCATCTCACTCCGGCAAAGCTGGATGAATTAAAGCGTGAATTGCATCGTTTGAAGACTGTTTCCAGGCCTCAGGCAATTCTTGAAACGAAACGTTTGGCGGAAATGGGAGATTTTTCCGAAAATGCCGAATACCAAATTGCTAAAGGCAGACTGCGGGGAATCAATAATCGCATTGACGAATTGGTAGATCAGATAGATAGAGCAGTCGTGATAGTCCCAGAATCAACTGCGGACGTCATTGCAATAGGGCATACCGTTATCATTGAGCAAGATGGTGAACAAAAAACATTTCAAATACTGGGGTCCACTGAGAGCAACCCTCACCTGGGAATTATTTCTTATCAATCGCCACTCGGAGCCGCATTGATAGGCAAAAAAATTGGCGATGTATTTGAAGTATTACTTGGAAAAAGGAATGTTTCATGTCGCGTAATTAAGATCACGTAG
- a CDS encoding AI-2E family transporter, producing the protein MVNIRKQPFFYALIVIVAVLAFIVVRPLLTPVVLAFLTALFFKPVYEYFHHSFGQRTKLASFVTVMVVIVAVVIPLSLVIAAVVNQIILFNNDLSGSGNLDIRALVDVGNNALDKIGVDYRLTVQNVQAELKNVAGAIGQFFVKQLPKIGSGAANFMAAGFIYVVVLFSLFPAQRKFFQFIERLSPMDDRIDQVYLSRIVEMSRSMVKGTFLIAFVQALVSSVFLVVAGVDYILFWMIIMMFIGIIPMLGATVVVLPIAVVLLLTGDIWQGLFLIGTNILVVSNLDNYLRPKLVSKKLSLHPALVLIGVLGGLQVFGILGFIYGPVIMILLVTTIELYLKYFKNGNSPATT; encoded by the coding sequence ATGGTAAATATTCGCAAACAACCGTTTTTTTACGCCTTGATCGTTATCGTAGCTGTTCTCGCGTTTATTGTCGTACGACCCCTGTTGACGCCGGTGGTATTAGCATTTTTAACCGCACTATTTTTTAAGCCTGTCTACGAATATTTCCACCACTCATTCGGTCAGCGCACGAAATTAGCTTCATTTGTTACTGTGATGGTGGTTATTGTTGCGGTGGTTATTCCGCTGTCATTAGTAATTGCCGCTGTCGTAAATCAAATAATCCTTTTTAACAATGATTTATCCGGCTCAGGCAATTTGGACATTCGCGCATTAGTTGACGTCGGGAATAATGCACTTGATAAAATTGGCGTCGATTATCGGTTGACTGTCCAAAATGTGCAAGCTGAATTGAAAAATGTAGCCGGCGCCATTGGGCAGTTTTTTGTAAAACAATTGCCAAAAATAGGCTCAGGCGCAGCTAATTTCATGGCCGCGGGCTTTATTTATGTTGTTGTTCTATTCTCTTTATTTCCAGCTCAGCGGAAGTTTTTTCAGTTTATCGAGCGTTTAAGTCCTATGGATGACCGGATTGATCAGGTGTACTTGTCGCGAATCGTGGAAATGTCCCGCTCAATGGTGAAAGGAACGTTTTTGATCGCCTTTGTCCAGGCGTTGGTTTCATCGGTGTTTCTCGTGGTGGCAGGCGTAGATTACATATTGTTTTGGATGATTATTATGATGTTTATTGGTATTATTCCGATGCTTGGTGCCACGGTTGTTGTGTTGCCCATTGCGGTAGTACTGCTTTTGACAGGCGATATTTGGCAAGGCCTCTTCCTCATTGGCACTAATATTTTAGTCGTAAGCAATCTGGATAATTATCTGCGGCCTAAATTGGTTTCTAAAAAACTTTCTCTTCACCCGGCGCTGGTGCTCATAGGCGTTTTGGGTGGACTGCAAGTGTTTGGCATACTGGGATTTATTTATGGTCCGGTTATCATGATACTGCTGGTAACGACGATAGAGCTGTATCTCAAATACTTTAAGAACGGCAATTCTCCCGCAACTACGTAA
- a CDS encoding N-acetylmuramoyl-L-alanine amidase, giving the protein MQNGYVTTRSFLFGSLLAAIVVFFGIQAIATTIPEVRSNEEIDSTIPVTNGTFRSEIITADYPFQVGGFAWRGDSTDVAFEFRLYVADGWSVWYHAESDSYVEQNGYQYLREPFMANNATQIEYRLTADGAIDDVKFIYVQSSDPPAFGSLSIFDWLFKRASAASAITIIPRSGWEANETWRYDAQGKEEWVPEVVTPEKFIVHHTAGDPGTSDPAATIRSIYYWHAVVLNWGDIGYNYLIDQNGNIYEGRYGGDGVIGAHAYRSAACAASRFGGSSNEASFNRGTIGIAILGDYEAGLALNQKVQTALQNLIGTKAALFGIDPTGTSEFIDASYPNIIGHSDVDCTSCPGKNLYSAFSNIRSGARSVFLAQGGIPGSTQLAFSGEVVTQDIRPATFTRATQTITTTVRNTGTETWTRGQVKLNIYDLGDNVSRFRHSSWPSQWGGFDFSESSVAPGGTATFTSTLQSPDRMGTYLNIYRLTGPADINQEDDRSITRVDSRLQAALISNTMPPALLYLWRPAVTIKFKNTGLATWDRHVTLEAMDLGGAVSRFRDRSWLSNYTTARLQETTVAPGQIGTFTLRLDPPNNPGLYLNSFFMQRYGEMVQNGSFSIITRVDG; this is encoded by the coding sequence ATGCAGAACGGTTACGTAACAACTCGATCGTTCCTCTTTGGTTCCCTCCTGGCGGCTATCGTTGTCTTTTTTGGTATTCAGGCAATAGCCACGACTATTCCGGAAGTGCGCAGTAATGAAGAAATTGATTCAACAATTCCGGTCACCAATGGGACGTTCCGATCAGAAATTATCACGGCAGATTATCCATTCCAGGTGGGCGGGTTTGCCTGGCGCGGTGATAGCACTGATGTTGCATTTGAATTTCGACTCTATGTTGCTGATGGGTGGAGCGTCTGGTACCACGCAGAATCCGATAGCTACGTGGAGCAAAATGGTTACCAGTACCTGCGTGAACCCTTCATGGCTAATAATGCAACGCAGATTGAATATCGCCTCACTGCCGACGGAGCGATTGATGATGTCAAATTTATTTATGTTCAATCATCCGACCCTCCTGCTTTTGGTTCGCTCAGTATTTTTGATTGGCTTTTTAAACGCGCTTCAGCTGCTAGCGCCATAACCATCATCCCCCGCTCAGGCTGGGAAGCAAATGAAACTTGGCGCTATGATGCACAGGGAAAAGAAGAATGGGTGCCTGAAGTAGTTACCCCTGAAAAATTTATCGTTCATCACACTGCCGGCGATCCAGGCACCAGCGACCCAGCTGCTACAATACGATCAATCTACTACTGGCATGCGGTAGTGCTCAATTGGGGTGATATTGGCTATAACTATCTAATTGACCAAAATGGAAATATTTACGAGGGTCGCTACGGCGGGGATGGCGTTATCGGCGCCCACGCCTATCGTTCGGCTGCCTGTGCCGCCTCCCGATTCGGCGGCAGTAGCAATGAAGCGAGTTTCAATCGCGGCACCATTGGCATCGCTATTCTCGGTGATTACGAAGCAGGATTAGCGCTTAATCAAAAGGTGCAGACTGCTTTGCAAAATCTTATCGGTACCAAAGCAGCGTTGTTTGGCATTGATCCTACCGGCACGAGTGAATTTATTGATGCGTCTTACCCGAATATAATCGGGCATAGCGATGTTGATTGCACGAGTTGCCCAGGAAAAAATTTATACAGTGCTTTTTCTAATATCCGAAGTGGGGCGCGTAGCGTTTTTTTGGCTCAAGGAGGCATACCCGGCTCGACCCAACTGGCATTCTCAGGCGAGGTAGTCACCCAGGACATTCGGCCGGCTACTTTTACCCGGGCTACCCAAACAATTACCACTACTGTTCGCAATACCGGAACCGAAACGTGGACACGCGGTCAGGTAAAACTTAATATCTACGACCTTGGCGATAACGTAAGTCGCTTCCGGCACTCAAGCTGGCCGAGCCAGTGGGGCGGATTTGATTTTTCTGAATCAAGTGTCGCACCTGGGGGAACAGCCACATTTACCAGTACACTGCAGAGTCCCGACCGGATGGGAACCTACCTTAATATTTACCGGCTGACTGGACCAGCAGACATAAACCAAGAGGACGATCGCTCAATCACCCGAGTCGATTCGCGATTACAGGCTGCCTTAATTTCCAATACCATGCCACCGGCGCTTCTCTATCTGTGGCGGCCAGCGGTTACAATCAAATTCAAAAATACTGGCCTCGCTACCTGGGACCGACACGTGACACTTGAGGCGATGGACTTAGGCGGAGCGGTCAGCAGATTCCGCGATCGTTCCTGGCTGTCAAACTATACCACTGCCCGACTTCAGGAAACCACTGTCGCTCCTGGACAGATTGGTACGTTTACTCTGCGCCTCGATCCCCCAAATAATCCCGGCCTGTACCTCAATAGTTTTTTCATGCAGCGTTACGGCGAAATGGTGCAAAATGGATCATTTAGCATCATTACCCGCGTGGATGGTTAA
- a CDS encoding dihydrolipoyl dehydrogenase: MTNLHYDVIVIGSGAGVKISTHAAKLGKKVALIEDGPLGGTCLNRGCIPSKLYIHTAELARAIRDAKRFNLNASLESIDFTDIVKRVTGYVDEHSQKMTEGTLRNPNITLYQTAGRFVDEKTIEVDGKRITADQILIAAGARPFIPAIEGLAGTPFLTSTEALRLDKLPTSLVIIGGGYIGTELAHLFSSLGTQVTVLQATDRLLDKEDSEIAQAFTAVFSRTANTLLMHRATRVAHSTAGFTITVEGPRGISEITAEQLLIATGVTPNSDRVDASAAGMIMDDRGFITVNQYLETNIAGVFALGDIVGHHMFRHAANWQARFAIQNMFTDQKVPIDYTAMPHAIFSYPQVAGVGATEDELKAVGTPYRVGRALYASTAMGAAFQEQDGFVKALVSADGQTILGCQIMGPEASTLIHEVVVAMRLGAYVSAITNTVHIHPAMNEVVQRAFMKLS; encoded by the coding sequence ATGACCAACTTACATTATGATGTTATTGTTATCGGTTCAGGTGCCGGAGTGAAAATTTCTACCCATGCCGCTAAACTGGGCAAAAAAGTTGCCTTGATTGAAGATGGTCCGTTGGGCGGCACTTGTTTAAACAGGGGCTGTATTCCGTCCAAATTGTATATACATACAGCGGAGTTAGCGCGGGCTATTCGTGATGCGAAACGGTTTAATTTGAACGCATCGCTTGAGTCCATTGATTTTACTGACATTGTGAAACGCGTGACAGGGTATGTGGATGAACATTCTCAAAAAATGACTGAAGGGACACTCCGTAACCCTAATATTACCCTGTATCAAACGGCGGGTAGGTTTGTGGATGAAAAAACCATTGAGGTTGATGGCAAGCGGATAACCGCCGATCAAATATTAATAGCGGCAGGCGCGCGACCGTTTATTCCTGCAATCGAGGGGTTAGCCGGCACGCCGTTTTTGACCAGCACTGAGGCGCTGCGCTTGGACAAGCTTCCTACTTCACTGGTTATTATTGGTGGAGGCTATATTGGCACCGAACTAGCACATTTATTTAGCAGTTTGGGAACTCAAGTCACGGTGCTCCAGGCAACTGATCGATTGCTTGATAAAGAAGACTCTGAGATAGCTCAGGCATTCACTGCTGTTTTTTCTCGAACCGCAAACACATTGCTTATGCATCGGGCTACTCGCGTGGCGCATAGTACAGCAGGTTTTACGATTACTGTCGAAGGTCCGCGTGGTATCAGTGAAATTACAGCTGAGCAGTTGTTAATTGCGACGGGCGTGACGCCAAATAGCGACCGGGTGGACGCAAGTGCAGCGGGAATGATAATGGATGATCGAGGTTTTATCACCGTCAATCAATATTTGGAAACGAACATCGCCGGCGTGTTTGCGTTAGGAGATATTGTCGGGCATCATATGTTCCGCCATGCGGCAAATTGGCAAGCGCGGTTTGCCATCCAAAATATGTTTACGGATCAGAAAGTCCCCATTGATTATACGGCCATGCCCCATGCTATTTTTTCCTATCCTCAGGTGGCTGGTGTCGGCGCTACTGAAGATGAATTGAAAGCCGTTGGAACGCCTTATCGCGTTGGGCGAGCTCTGTATGCCAGTACGGCCATGGGCGCTGCTTTCCAGGAGCAGGATGGCTTTGTCAAAGCGCTGGTCAGCGCTGACGGCCAGACGATATTGGGCTGCCAAATTATGGGCCCCGAGGCCTCAACGCTTATCCATGAAGTCGTTGTGGCTATGCGTCTCGGAGCATACGTTTCTGCTATTACTAATACAGTGCATATTCATCCAGCCATGAATGAGGTGGTGCAACGGGCATTTATGAAGCTCAGCTAA
- a CDS encoding DNA polymerase IV — protein MQRIILHFDMSSYFASVEQQANPRLRGRPVGVVATMTPNGCIIASSREAKALGIKTGCRVPEAKALCPHVVLIEVDPPKYRSTSERIFSLYAEYSEDIEPYSIDEAFVDLTGVAASYDRALVIAREIQQRIKDEIGEWLVCSIGIAPTRWLAKFASDTAPKGEAIVLTQDNLFEYLQGRDVQEAWGIAGATATQLEHLGISTLDQLATYPVQNLMTVMGVRGYYLWAQVNGIELSGLEVRRQPKSIGHSHILRSRTRDPRFYQAVLMRLCERTGRRLREKNLEAQGIYFHSSSDHRDSIGGSQKMHHPITHTSQIFDYAWRLLQPHLRHDVPTFFAVGLFHLRPRVDQLTLFSNKKISPRLAQALDALNNKYGEETIVQGPLLRLGGMHAPDRVGFRKSVAAEFQGQGGLTMDDQL, from the coding sequence ATGCAACGTATCATTCTTCATTTCGACATGAGTTCCTATTTCGCTTCCGTGGAACAGCAGGCGAATCCTCGTTTGCGTGGCCGGCCGGTTGGCGTAGTGGCTACCATGACGCCGAATGGCTGCATCATCGCCTCATCGCGTGAAGCAAAAGCCCTGGGGATTAAGACAGGTTGTCGGGTGCCGGAAGCGAAAGCGCTCTGTCCTCATGTTGTTCTCATCGAAGTTGATCCACCTAAATATCGTTCAACCAGTGAGCGTATTTTTTCCTTATACGCGGAATATTCTGAAGATATTGAGCCATATTCAATTGATGAAGCATTTGTTGATTTAACCGGCGTGGCGGCGTCATATGATCGGGCGCTCGTGATAGCTCGAGAAATCCAACAGCGGATTAAGGACGAGATTGGGGAGTGGCTTGTTTGTTCGATAGGTATCGCGCCGACGCGCTGGTTGGCTAAGTTTGCCAGCGATACCGCGCCAAAAGGTGAAGCGATTGTATTAACGCAGGATAATTTATTTGAGTATTTACAGGGTCGTGATGTGCAGGAGGCTTGGGGGATTGCTGGCGCGACCGCGACCCAGCTTGAGCACTTGGGCATTAGCACACTGGATCAATTAGCTACTTATCCGGTGCAAAATCTGATGACCGTGATGGGAGTGCGGGGGTATTATCTCTGGGCGCAGGTGAATGGCATCGAATTGTCCGGTTTGGAAGTGCGACGTCAGCCGAAGTCAATCGGCCATAGTCATATCTTGCGCAGTCGGACGCGTGATCCTCGGTTTTATCAGGCAGTCCTGATGCGCCTCTGTGAGCGCACCGGCCGCCGGTTGCGGGAAAAAAATTTAGAAGCGCAAGGAATATATTTTCACAGTTCATCGGATCATCGTGACTCAATCGGCGGCAGTCAAAAGATGCATCACCCGATTACGCATACCTCGCAGATCTTTGATTATGCGTGGCGCTTGTTACAGCCGCACCTTCGGCATGACGTGCCGACTTTTTTTGCAGTTGGACTTTTTCACTTGCGGCCACGCGTTGATCAATTGACGTTATTTTCAAATAAAAAAATATCCCCCAGATTAGCTCAAGCGCTGGATGCTCTGAATAATAAATACGGTGAGGAAACAATAGTGCAGGGGCCATTATTGCGGTTGGGTGGTATGCACGCACCGGATCGGGTTGGATTTCGGAAGAGTGTGGCGGCGGAGTTCCAGGGTCAGGGAGGATTGACTATGGACGATCAGTTATGA
- a CDS encoding MFS transporter codes for MHHQHEHLSLRLHRALHSSMGLFEWSVGLHTFARALISVFIPVLLLGIGYGIDQVLLFLLLLTVMDVPLNFFARWLVRKVGARLVIIAGSVAMVGYFLSLSALQPNDWVALAFVSFFAALYDALYWVSHLFFFMECSVHKENISRDTSWLYIVQQLAEMLAPALGAVVLLIFPDDILMYISVTVVLISIIPLFKIKNAPDRPRVPQQPWTAYWGSWQNARDYFRIALYGVHMSVEFIIYPLFLYFLIGNVESVAAVAVIAALAMMVFTFFTGRIKREHRQQTIITGALIAAVFWLLRIFIVNYAFVYFSVFVVGLCAVMMSIPLASSLFEKGEKMDTLSASTWRNAASMGGQALLYGVLLLANNIFHISFIVVVGCLVALLIISRLAVTIKVTQASQPL; via the coding sequence ATGCATCATCAGCACGAACATCTTAGTTTACGCCTGCATCGCGCATTGCATTCGTCAATGGGTCTTTTTGAGTGGTCAGTTGGACTTCACACGTTTGCTCGTGCGTTGATATCAGTATTTATTCCAGTGTTATTGCTCGGTATAGGATATGGTATCGATCAGGTGCTATTGTTTCTTTTATTATTAACGGTCATGGATGTTCCACTTAATTTTTTTGCTCGATGGCTAGTTAGGAAAGTTGGGGCGCGATTAGTTATTATTGCCGGTTCGGTTGCTATGGTCGGGTATTTTTTGTCATTATCCGCTCTTCAGCCAAATGATTGGGTGGCGCTAGCATTCGTTTCATTTTTTGCCGCCTTGTACGATGCATTGTATTGGGTATCGCATTTATTTTTCTTTATGGAATGCAGTGTTCATAAGGAGAACATATCTCGTGATACAAGTTGGTTATATATTGTTCAGCAGTTAGCTGAAATGCTTGCACCAGCGTTAGGAGCTGTTGTTTTACTAATTTTTCCTGATGATATCTTGATGTATATTAGTGTAACTGTGGTATTAATTTCTATAATTCCTCTATTTAAAATTAAAAACGCTCCTGATCGACCGCGTGTTCCGCAGCAGCCTTGGACTGCATATTGGGGGTCATGGCAGAACGCACGAGATTATTTTAGAATTGCACTCTATGGAGTGCATATGTCGGTTGAGTTCATTATATATCCACTTTTTTTGTATTTCTTAATTGGTAATGTCGAATCAGTTGCGGCCGTAGCTGTTATTGCGGCTTTAGCCATGATGGTTTTTACCTTTTTTACCGGACGGATCAAACGTGAACATCGTCAGCAAACTATTATTACTGGCGCATTGATTGCCGCAGTGTTTTGGTTATTGAGAATTTTTATAGTCAATTACGCATTTGTTTATTTTAGTGTTTTTGTAGTTGGTTTATGCGCTGTAATGATGAGCATACCGTTGGCCAGTTCACTTTTTGAAAAAGGTGAAAAAATGGACACCCTTTCTGCGTCGACCTGGCGTAATGCAGCTTCAATGGGAGGGCAAGCTTTACTATATGGCGTCTTATTATTAGCGAATAATATTTTTCACATTTCCTTTATTGTTGTTGTCGGTTGCTTAGTTGCGTTGCTTATTATATCGAGACTGGCAGTGACTATAAAAGTTACTCAGGCTAGTCAACCACTATGA
- a CDS encoding RNA polymerase sigma factor, translating to MEISEHEIQKIVRAAQSGDRDSMGQLFDLFNDRIYRFVAYRVSTRETAEDLTQTIFVATIESLHRYMNDGRTKFSTWLFQIARHKLIDHYRQQRVQIPLDHVSEINHATLIVESPELAFDSRSTAVWRMFKQLPLQFQEVLQLHYVEGIGLSDIAQIIGTSAVNARVIKYRALRQLRRLLNESSATSL from the coding sequence ATGGAGATATCGGAACATGAAATACAAAAAATAGTACGCGCTGCCCAATCGGGTGACCGTGACAGCATGGGGCAGTTATTTGATTTGTTTAATGATCGAATTTACCGATTTGTGGCATATCGCGTGAGTACTCGTGAAACCGCCGAGGATCTTACCCAGACAATATTTGTTGCAACGATTGAGTCGCTCCATCGATATATGAATGACGGACGGACTAAATTTTCCACCTGGTTGTTCCAGATAGCACGGCATAAGTTGATTGATCATTATCGCCAACAGCGGGTTCAAATCCCCTTGGATCACGTATCAGAAATTAATCATGCTACTTTAATTGTTGAGTCACCGGAACTTGCATTTGATTCTCGCAGTACAGCGGTATGGCGCATGTTCAAACAATTACCTTTACAATTTCAAGAAGTGCTCCAGTTGCATTACGTCGAAGGAATTGGATTATCTGATATTGCGCAGATCATCGGAACAAGCGCGGTTAATGCTCGGGTGATTAAGTATCGCGCGCTGCGTCAACTACGCAGACTACTCAATGAATCGTCAGCCACCTCATTATGA
- a CDS encoding GTP-binding protein yields MSHIPVTVFTGYLGSGKTTIIMNLIRQMPKRYSMVLLKNEFGDVAVDSQLAQESNIAVTEMLNGCLCCVLVGKMGNAIDELLTTYNPDRIIIETSGSAYPAPIALEIRKMEDRLHLDSIVTVIDAINFEGYADKSYTAKIQAQYTDLILINKHESVDERTLDQTLDDVYELNPNTPKVKTDHGVVSPDLIFGLDTKLFASQLEIDAAEQGRNTHHHDQEVEIATVVTDILLERRNVDAMLTKLPKTEFYRIKGMVRFADGPYLLNYVFGRFDYTPLSHYTEKTQITFMGEGLGAYDDDIIQGLGIPRQDLTIHAGNDAK; encoded by the coding sequence ATGAGTCACATTCCGGTCACCGTTTTTACGGGTTATCTCGGCAGCGGCAAGACTACCATCATTATGAACCTGATTCGGCAAATGCCTAAAAGGTACTCGATGGTGCTTCTGAAAAATGAGTTTGGCGACGTCGCGGTTGATTCTCAGCTTGCTCAAGAATCAAATATCGCGGTCACCGAGATGTTAAATGGTTGTTTGTGCTGTGTTTTAGTTGGAAAAATGGGCAATGCGATTGATGAGCTATTGACCACGTACAATCCTGACCGAATTATTATCGAGACATCCGGTTCAGCGTATCCGGCACCTATTGCATTGGAAATTCGTAAAATGGAGGATCGATTACATTTAGATTCTATTGTGACCGTTATTGATGCGATAAATTTCGAAGGATACGCTGACAAAAGCTACACAGCTAAAATTCAAGCTCAATATACTGATTTAATATTGATTAATAAACACGAATCAGTTGATGAGCGGACACTTGATCAGACACTTGATGACGTGTACGAGCTAAATCCGAATACCCCAAAAGTTAAAACTGACCATGGAGTGGTCAGTCCGGATCTAATATTTGGACTGGATACGAAATTGTTTGCCTCGCAATTGGAGATTGACGCGGCAGAACAGGGGAGGAATACACATCATCATGACCAGGAAGTGGAAATTGCCACGGTGGTTACTGATATCCTATTGGAGCGACGAAACGTTGATGCAATGCTTACCAAACTTCCGAAAACAGAATTTTATCGCATTAAAGGCATGGTTCGGTTTGCCGACGGCCCGTATTTATTGAATTACGTATTTGGCCGTTTTGATTACACGCCGTTATCACACTATACGGAGAAGACTCAAATAACCTTCATGGGTGAAGGCCTAGGTGCGTACGATGATGATATTATTCAGGGATTAGGAATTCCGCGCCAGGATTTAACCATCCACGCGGGTAATGATGCTAAATGA
- a CDS encoding GIY-YIG nuclease family protein: protein MYFVYIVRCADKTLYTGITVDVARRVREHNSSPAGARYTRQRRPVRLVYRKRFRNRSTASRAESRIKQLSRADKLKLTRH from the coding sequence ATGTATTTTGTTTATATTGTTCGCTGTGCAGATAAGACACTCTATACGGGAATTACCGTTGATGTTGCCCGTCGCGTGCGAGAGCACAATTCGTCTCCCGCTGGCGCTCGGTATACTCGACAACGGCGGCCGGTGCGATTGGTATACCGTAAGCGATTTCGCAATCGATCAACGGCCAGTCGGGCTGAAAGTCGAATCAAGCAGCTATCTCGTGCTGATAAACTAAAATTAACCCGCCATTGA
- a CDS encoding DNA alkylation repair protein — protein MSNVTRAALLRELRLAASPRQAKIARWFFKTGKGEYGAGDRFTGIRVPVVRKLAKQYRELALVDAVRLLASTIHEHRMVALYIMIQQFDRGDRAIQTKIYRLYVKHRRQINNWDLVDTTAPNIVGTFLLNRPRTELYRLARSKMLWDRRIAILATYTYIRQGDFTDTLKIATLLVRDSHDLMHKAVGWMLREVGNRDQAAEEQFLKKYYRSMPRTMLRYAIEKFPERIRKRYLAGTI, from the coding sequence ATGAGTAACGTGACACGTGCTGCGCTTCTACGAGAGTTACGTTTAGCCGCCAGCCCCCGTCAGGCAAAAATCGCCCGGTGGTTTTTTAAGACGGGGAAAGGAGAGTATGGAGCGGGTGATCGTTTTACTGGCATTAGGGTGCCCGTTGTGCGTAAGCTTGCTAAGCAATATCGAGAGTTGGCATTAGTAGACGCAGTGCGATTGCTTGCCAGCACGATCCACGAGCATCGTATGGTCGCGCTGTATATTATGATTCAGCAGTTTGACCGAGGCGATCGCGCTATTCAAACAAAAATATATCGACTCTATGTGAAGCATCGTCGGCAGATTAATAATTGGGACTTGGTTGATACCACGGCACCAAATATTGTTGGCACATTTTTATTAAACCGGCCACGAACAGAGCTGTATCGTTTGGCTCGGTCAAAGATGCTATGGGATCGCCGGATTGCAATATTAGCCACCTATACCTATATTCGACAGGGTGATTTTACGGACACCCTGAAAATTGCTACACTATTAGTCCGTGATTCGCATGACCTAATGCACAAGGCCGTTGGGTGGATGCTGCGTGAAGTGGGCAATCGCGATCAGGCCGCTGAAGAACAATTCTTAAAAAAATACTATCGGAGCATGCCGCGAACGATGCTTCGGTACGCAATTGAAAAATTTCCCGAACGAATTCGTAAACGTTATTTAGCAGGTACGATATGA
- a CDS encoding cupin domain-containing protein, protein MKGFHSNIEQQTLANKKFRQVLYTGKHSQLVLMCLQPQEEIGMEVHMDNDQFFRFESGDGKVLIDTHEYLVTDGSAIIVPAGAQHNVMNVSSDKPLQMYTLYAPAHHRDGVAHDTKKAAVADDEEFDGITSE, encoded by the coding sequence ATGAAAGGTTTTCATTCAAATATTGAGCAGCAAACGCTTGCTAACAAAAAATTTCGCCAAGTCCTCTATACTGGCAAGCATAGTCAGTTAGTGCTGATGTGTCTTCAGCCACAAGAGGAAATCGGCATGGAGGTTCATATGGATAATGATCAGTTTTTTCGTTTTGAATCTGGCGACGGGAAAGTATTAATTGATACTCATGAATATTTAGTAACCGATGGGTCGGCCATTATCGTGCCTGCCGGTGCTCAGCATAATGTTATGAATGTCTCCTCGGATAAGCCGCTGCAGATGTATACGCTGTATGCACCGGCTCATCACCGTGATGGGGTTGCCCATGATACCAAGAAAGCTGCTGTAGCCGATGACGAAGAGTTTGACGGAATAACTTCAGAGTAA